The DNA segment GAGCAAAAGCTTGCCGCGATCCACTGCTACCATTCCCAGTTCGCCCATAAGCCTCAAACCGAAACACAAATTCGAGCCGCGGCAACGGTTGCCGGGCACGCCGCGGGCGTGATGGCTGGCGAAGTTTTTGCGGCGGCTCGCCCGATCGCCGTCGATGATTTAGTACGGACAGTCCTTTGGAGCTAAACGAAACCACCGCCAATTCCGGTGATGCATCGGATCCTCGACGCCCCCTGACGACGTTGTCGCTGACTTGTTTGGTTGTCGCCAACATGATTGGTGTCGGGGTCTATACCAGCAGCGGATACGCCCTGGCTAGTTTGCAGGATCCTGGACGAGTCGTTTGGGTCTGGGGGATCGCTGGCCTGATCGCGATCGCTGGTGCGTTCAGTTATTCCGGTTTGGCTAAGCAGGTCTCGGAATCGGGCGGCGAATATTTATTTCTTGCGCGCGGTGTCCATCCGCTGGCAGGATTCATGGCTGGTTGGATTTCGTTGGTTGCCGGTTTTTCAGGGGCCGTCGGATTGTCGGCACTCGCGTTCGCGGATCACTTGCCAGCCTTGGATCCCAGCTACCGGTTACCGATCGCGATTGGGCTTGTCCTCATCGTCAGTCTGCTGAACTGGATCGGGATAGGCCCTACGGCGAAGATCCAAAATGGAATGGTGCTGGTTAAATTGGCGATCCTGGTCGCGTTCGGATTTCTAGGGATCGCCACCTTGTTGCAACCTTCCGAGAGCATGGATGCGGGGGCGAATCTTTCAGCCATTCCCGTACCATGGGAGTGGGGCGCGGTTGCCAGCACTTTGATGTGGGTTTCATTCAGTTACGCAGGATACAACGCCGCGATCTATATCGCCGGTGCGGCAAGGAATTGCCAGGCGAGTGTGCCGAGAGCCATGGTTTGGGGGACGCTAGGGGTGACGTTGTTATACGTTCTCTTAAACGCCGTTTTCGTGTTTGTGATCCCTCCGCAGGCATTTACCGATGACAACCGAGGCCAGGTCGCACTGTTGGCTGCATCGTATGTCGGCGGACCATGGTTAGTCGAAATCATTCGGTTGACGATTCTGGTTTCACTGGCAACTTCGGTCATCGCAATGACTCAAATCGGACCGCATGTCTACGGACAGATGGCTCGTGATGGCCTGTTGCCCAAGTGGTTGGAAACCGCCCAGGCGACGCCTCGCAGTGGGATTGTCCTGCAAGGCGTCATCGTCATTTTTCTAATCGTGAACAGTTCGTTCTTAGGCCTGCTGGACTATCTAGCTTTTCTGTTATCGATAAGCAGTGCAGCGACAGTGGCTTGTTTATTTCTACCGGCTTTTCGGGGAACGCGAGGAAACCGGCCCGTGGTCCTGTGGCCCGTGCTGCCCGCATTTTTTGTCATCGTGACATTAGCAATCGCCGGTTACGCCTTCCATTTTCGCTGGACAACCGATTCCGCCGGCGTTTTAAAAGCGCTGATCGTGCTGCCGCTAGGGCTGGTCGTCTATGGTTTGGTAAAACTGACGAGGTCGCCAGTGTCGCCTATCGCTCCGCCAAAGTAGCGCCAAGCTGGGGATGAAGCGCTAGCGATTGTCCCCTTTCGCGGAGAACGTGAACAGAACAAGTGACGAAAATCTGGCTCCCCTCGCCCTCAAGCAAGCTCCGCCAATTCAGACGAAAAGGCCGAGACCACGGAATGAGCTAGCTAAGATTTCTTCCGCAACAAAGAGCTTACTTAGGAGCGAGGGGAGCCAGACTTTCGCCAGTTACAAACTTCACGGTCCCCGCCAAAGGCGACATTAATGCCGCGACGCTCATTCCTCTTGCTGGTCGTCTTCCTTGAGGATTCCGGCGGCGCCTTCTAGTTCGGTTTGCATTCGGTCGTAATCTTGCAAAGTGGTTTCGACTAGGCTTTTTAGTTTTTCTAGATCCTTGCCGTTTCGGGTCGCTTCCATGGTTAATGGACGCATCCACTCTTGCATCAGATGAAATTGCCCACGAATCAAATTCAG comes from the Roseimaritima multifibrata genome and includes:
- a CDS encoding APC family permease; the protein is MELNETTANSGDASDPRRPLTTLSLTCLVVANMIGVGVYTSSGYALASLQDPGRVVWVWGIAGLIAIAGAFSYSGLAKQVSESGGEYLFLARGVHPLAGFMAGWISLVAGFSGAVGLSALAFADHLPALDPSYRLPIAIGLVLIVSLLNWIGIGPTAKIQNGMVLVKLAILVAFGFLGIATLLQPSESMDAGANLSAIPVPWEWGAVASTLMWVSFSYAGYNAAIYIAGAARNCQASVPRAMVWGTLGVTLLYVLLNAVFVFVIPPQAFTDDNRGQVALLAASYVGGPWLVEIIRLTILVSLATSVIAMTQIGPHVYGQMARDGLLPKWLETAQATPRSGIVLQGVIVIFLIVNSSFLGLLDYLAFLLSISSAATVACLFLPAFRGTRGNRPVVLWPVLPAFFVIVTLAIAGYAFHFRWTTDSAGVLKALIVLPLGLVVYGLVKLTRSPVSPIAPPK